In Myotis daubentonii chromosome 16, mMyoDau2.1, whole genome shotgun sequence, one DNA window encodes the following:
- the ASPSCR1 gene encoding tether containing UBX domain for GLUT4 isoform X1 → MATPASGGGSAVSVLAPNGRRHTVKVTPSTVLLQVLEDACRRQDFNPSEYDLKFQRNVLDLSLQWRFANLPNNAKLEMVPASRSREGPKNTVRIALQLDDGSRLQGTFCSGQTLWELLSHFAQTRACLEQPWEASPVCVYMRDEVTGRAALQSTTLLSLGLTGGSAIIRFAMRRCDPAITQEPGVSRSKSPASPTPSLSAEQAAGSPLLPLDSAGLSRGDVSRQEEAGTSGAGRSDGPGPKPADAQAQQISEEPKPTPFVPFSGGGQRLGGPCGSARCLMSPSAKLPKSFSSPGGPSKPKKSRPPPEPEPPVDRDPVVCHPDLGELLQAWPAELPDEFFEVTVDDVRRRLAQLKSERKRLEEAPLVTKAFREAQMKEKLERYPKVVLRVLFPDRYILQGFFRPSETVGDLRDFVRSHLGNPALPFHLFITPPKTILEDHTLTLFQANLFPAALVHFGAEEPTGLYLEPKLLEHTVSPSAADVLVTRCMSRTSVTPSPLPAPDPVTLESEAPAEEGAVGSPEPSPGTAQPLRRDLGKVPKWLKLPASRR, encoded by the exons GTGCTGGAGGACGCGTGCCGGCGGCAGGACTTCAACCCCAGCGAGTACGACCTGAA GTTTCAGAGGAATGTGCTTGACCTCTCTCTGCAGTGGAGGTTTGCCAACCTGCCCAATAACGCCAAGCTGGAGATGGTGCCCGCGTCCCGCAGCCGCGAGGGGCCCAAGAACACG GTCCGCATCGCGCTGCAGCTGGACGACGGCTCCAGGTTGCAGGGCACTTTCTGTTCCGGGCAGACCCTCTGGGAGCTCCTCAGCCATTTTGCTCAGACCAG gGCGTGTCTGGAGCAGCCGTGGGAGGCCAGCCCGGTCTGCGTGTACATGAGGGATGAG GTGACGGGCAGAGCCGCCTTGCAGAGCACGACGCTTCTGTCCCTGGGCCTGACCGGGGGCAGCGCCATCATCAG GTTTGCCATGAGGCGATGCGACCCGGCCATCACGCAGGAGCCTGGGGTCTCCCGGAGCAAAAGCCCAGCAAGCCCGACCCCCTCCCTGTCGGCCGAGCAGGCAGCTGGCAGCCCGCTGCTCCCCTTGGACTCGGCAGGGCTCAGCCGGGGTGACGTGAGCCGCCAGGAGGAAGCAGGCACCTCGGGGGCCGGCCGCTCAGATGGCCCGGGCCCGAAGCCCGCGGATGCCCAGGCGCAGCAGATCTCGGAGGAGCCCAAGCCCACCCCCTTCGTGCCCTTCTCGGGAGGGGGGCAGCGCCTCGGGGGCCCCTGCGGGTCTGCGAGGTGTCTGATGTCACCGTCTGCCAAGCTGCCCAAGTCCTTCTCCAGCCCCGGAGGCCCCTCCAAGCCAAAGAAGTCGAGGCCCccgccggagccggagccg CCGGTGGACCGGGACCCCGTGGTGTGCCACCCGGACCTGGGGGAGCTGCTCCAGGCCTGGCCCGCGGAGCTGCCCGACGAGTTCTTCGAGGTCACCGTGGACGACGTGCGGAGGCGCTTGGCCCAGCTCAAGAGTGAGCG gaAGCGCCTGGAAGAGGCCCCCTTAGTGACCAAGGCCTTCAGGGAGGCTCAGATGAAGGAGAAGCTGGAGCGGTACCCTAAG GTGGTCCTGCGGGTGCTGTTCCCTGACCGCTACATCCTGCAGGGCTTCTTCCGCCCCAGCGAGACAG tGGGGGACCTGCGGGACTTTGTGAGGAGCCACCTGGGGAACCCCGCGCTGCCCTTCCACCTGT TCATCACTCCTCCAAAGACCATCCTGGAGGACCACACGCTGACCCTCTTTCAG GCAAACCTCTTCCCTGCTGCCCTGGTGCACTTCGGGGCTGAGGAGCCAACAG GTCTCTATCTGGAGCCCAAGCTGCTGGAACACACGGTCTCCCCATCTGCAGCCGACGTGCTGGTGACCAG GTGCATGTCCAGGACCTCCGTGACCCCGTCCCCGCTGCCAGCCCCTGACCCTGTGACCCTCGAGTCGGAGGCACCTGCTGAGGAGGGTGCAGTGGGGTCCCCTGAGCCCAGCCCTGGGACAGCCCAGCCCCTGAGGAGGGACCTGGGCAAGGTGCCCAAGTGGCTAAAGCTGCCAG CCAGCAGGAGGTGA
- the ASPSCR1 gene encoding tether containing UBX domain for GLUT4 isoform X2, whose product MATPASGGGSAVSVLAPNGRRHTVKVTPSTVLLQVLEDACRRQDFNPSEYDLKACLEQPWEASPVCVYMRDEVTGRAALQSTTLLSLGLTGGSAIIRFAMRRCDPAITQEPGVSRSKSPASPTPSLSAEQAAGSPLLPLDSAGLSRGDVSRQEEAGTSGAGRSDGPGPKPADAQAQQISEEPKPTPFVPFSGGGQRLGGPCGSARCLMSPSAKLPKSFSSPGGPSKPKKSRPPPEPEPPVDRDPVVCHPDLGELLQAWPAELPDEFFEVTVDDVRRRLAQLKSERKRLEEAPLVTKAFREAQMKEKLERYPKVVLRVLFPDRYILQGFFRPSETVGDLRDFVRSHLGNPALPFHLFITPPKTILEDHTLTLFQANLFPAALVHFGAEEPTGLYLEPKLLEHTVSPSAADVLVTRCMSRTSVTPSPLPAPDPVTLESEAPAEEGAVGSPEPSPGTAQPLRRDLGKVPKWLKLPASRR is encoded by the exons GTGCTGGAGGACGCGTGCCGGCGGCAGGACTTCAACCCCAGCGAGTACGACCTGAA gGCGTGTCTGGAGCAGCCGTGGGAGGCCAGCCCGGTCTGCGTGTACATGAGGGATGAG GTGACGGGCAGAGCCGCCTTGCAGAGCACGACGCTTCTGTCCCTGGGCCTGACCGGGGGCAGCGCCATCATCAG GTTTGCCATGAGGCGATGCGACCCGGCCATCACGCAGGAGCCTGGGGTCTCCCGGAGCAAAAGCCCAGCAAGCCCGACCCCCTCCCTGTCGGCCGAGCAGGCAGCTGGCAGCCCGCTGCTCCCCTTGGACTCGGCAGGGCTCAGCCGGGGTGACGTGAGCCGCCAGGAGGAAGCAGGCACCTCGGGGGCCGGCCGCTCAGATGGCCCGGGCCCGAAGCCCGCGGATGCCCAGGCGCAGCAGATCTCGGAGGAGCCCAAGCCCACCCCCTTCGTGCCCTTCTCGGGAGGGGGGCAGCGCCTCGGGGGCCCCTGCGGGTCTGCGAGGTGTCTGATGTCACCGTCTGCCAAGCTGCCCAAGTCCTTCTCCAGCCCCGGAGGCCCCTCCAAGCCAAAGAAGTCGAGGCCCccgccggagccggagccg CCGGTGGACCGGGACCCCGTGGTGTGCCACCCGGACCTGGGGGAGCTGCTCCAGGCCTGGCCCGCGGAGCTGCCCGACGAGTTCTTCGAGGTCACCGTGGACGACGTGCGGAGGCGCTTGGCCCAGCTCAAGAGTGAGCG gaAGCGCCTGGAAGAGGCCCCCTTAGTGACCAAGGCCTTCAGGGAGGCTCAGATGAAGGAGAAGCTGGAGCGGTACCCTAAG GTGGTCCTGCGGGTGCTGTTCCCTGACCGCTACATCCTGCAGGGCTTCTTCCGCCCCAGCGAGACAG tGGGGGACCTGCGGGACTTTGTGAGGAGCCACCTGGGGAACCCCGCGCTGCCCTTCCACCTGT TCATCACTCCTCCAAAGACCATCCTGGAGGACCACACGCTGACCCTCTTTCAG GCAAACCTCTTCCCTGCTGCCCTGGTGCACTTCGGGGCTGAGGAGCCAACAG GTCTCTATCTGGAGCCCAAGCTGCTGGAACACACGGTCTCCCCATCTGCAGCCGACGTGCTGGTGACCAG GTGCATGTCCAGGACCTCCGTGACCCCGTCCCCGCTGCCAGCCCCTGACCCTGTGACCCTCGAGTCGGAGGCACCTGCTGAGGAGGGTGCAGTGGGGTCCCCTGAGCCCAGCCCTGGGACAGCCCAGCCCCTGAGGAGGGACCTGGGCAAGGTGCCCAAGTGGCTAAAGCTGCCAG CCAGCAGGAGGTGA
- the ASPSCR1 gene encoding tether containing UBX domain for GLUT4 isoform X3, translating into MVPASRSREGPKNTVRIALQLDDGSRLQGTFCSGQTLWELLSHFAQTRACLEQPWEASPVCVYMRDEVTGRAALQSTTLLSLGLTGGSAIIRFAMRRCDPAITQEPGVSRSKSPASPTPSLSAEQAAGSPLLPLDSAGLSRGDVSRQEEAGTSGAGRSDGPGPKPADAQAQQISEEPKPTPFVPFSGGGQRLGGPCGSARCLMSPSAKLPKSFSSPGGPSKPKKSRPPPEPEPPVDRDPVVCHPDLGELLQAWPAELPDEFFEVTVDDVRRRLAQLKSERKRLEEAPLVTKAFREAQMKEKLERYPKVVLRVLFPDRYILQGFFRPSETVGDLRDFVRSHLGNPALPFHLFITPPKTILEDHTLTLFQANLFPAALVHFGAEEPTGLYLEPKLLEHTVSPSAADVLVTRCMSRTSVTPSPLPAPDPVTLESEAPAEEGAVGSPEPSPGTAQPLRRDLGKVPKWLKLPASRR; encoded by the exons ATGGTGCCCGCGTCCCGCAGCCGCGAGGGGCCCAAGAACACG GTCCGCATCGCGCTGCAGCTGGACGACGGCTCCAGGTTGCAGGGCACTTTCTGTTCCGGGCAGACCCTCTGGGAGCTCCTCAGCCATTTTGCTCAGACCAG gGCGTGTCTGGAGCAGCCGTGGGAGGCCAGCCCGGTCTGCGTGTACATGAGGGATGAG GTGACGGGCAGAGCCGCCTTGCAGAGCACGACGCTTCTGTCCCTGGGCCTGACCGGGGGCAGCGCCATCATCAG GTTTGCCATGAGGCGATGCGACCCGGCCATCACGCAGGAGCCTGGGGTCTCCCGGAGCAAAAGCCCAGCAAGCCCGACCCCCTCCCTGTCGGCCGAGCAGGCAGCTGGCAGCCCGCTGCTCCCCTTGGACTCGGCAGGGCTCAGCCGGGGTGACGTGAGCCGCCAGGAGGAAGCAGGCACCTCGGGGGCCGGCCGCTCAGATGGCCCGGGCCCGAAGCCCGCGGATGCCCAGGCGCAGCAGATCTCGGAGGAGCCCAAGCCCACCCCCTTCGTGCCCTTCTCGGGAGGGGGGCAGCGCCTCGGGGGCCCCTGCGGGTCTGCGAGGTGTCTGATGTCACCGTCTGCCAAGCTGCCCAAGTCCTTCTCCAGCCCCGGAGGCCCCTCCAAGCCAAAGAAGTCGAGGCCCccgccggagccggagccg CCGGTGGACCGGGACCCCGTGGTGTGCCACCCGGACCTGGGGGAGCTGCTCCAGGCCTGGCCCGCGGAGCTGCCCGACGAGTTCTTCGAGGTCACCGTGGACGACGTGCGGAGGCGCTTGGCCCAGCTCAAGAGTGAGCG gaAGCGCCTGGAAGAGGCCCCCTTAGTGACCAAGGCCTTCAGGGAGGCTCAGATGAAGGAGAAGCTGGAGCGGTACCCTAAG GTGGTCCTGCGGGTGCTGTTCCCTGACCGCTACATCCTGCAGGGCTTCTTCCGCCCCAGCGAGACAG tGGGGGACCTGCGGGACTTTGTGAGGAGCCACCTGGGGAACCCCGCGCTGCCCTTCCACCTGT TCATCACTCCTCCAAAGACCATCCTGGAGGACCACACGCTGACCCTCTTTCAG GCAAACCTCTTCCCTGCTGCCCTGGTGCACTTCGGGGCTGAGGAGCCAACAG GTCTCTATCTGGAGCCCAAGCTGCTGGAACACACGGTCTCCCCATCTGCAGCCGACGTGCTGGTGACCAG GTGCATGTCCAGGACCTCCGTGACCCCGTCCCCGCTGCCAGCCCCTGACCCTGTGACCCTCGAGTCGGAGGCACCTGCTGAGGAGGGTGCAGTGGGGTCCCCTGAGCCCAGCCCTGGGACAGCCCAGCCCCTGAGGAGGGACCTGGGCAAGGTGCCCAAGTGGCTAAAGCTGCCAG CCAGCAGGAGGTGA